One Coleofasciculus chthonoplastes PCC 7420 DNA window includes the following coding sequences:
- the rplS gene encoding 50S ribosomal protein L19, with product MKAQEIIRSIEAEQLKSDLPTVHVGDTVRVGVRIREGNKERVQPYEGTVIAMRNGGINQTITVRRIFQGVGVERVFLLHSPRIASIKIVRRGKVRRAKLFYLRERVGKATRVKQRFDRGI from the coding sequence ATGAAGGCTCAAGAGATTATTCGCTCCATAGAAGCGGAACAGCTAAAATCAGACTTACCGACAGTCCATGTTGGTGACACAGTTAGAGTCGGTGTCCGTATTCGCGAAGGGAACAAGGAACGGGTTCAGCCCTACGAAGGTACCGTGATTGCCATGCGTAACGGTGGCATCAACCAAACGATTACCGTGCGACGTATCTTCCAAGGTGTTGGTGTAGAACGAGTTTTTCTGCTCCATTCCCCCCGAATTGCCAGTATTAAAATTGTGCGACGAGGTAAGGTGCGTCGGGCGAAACTCTTTTATTTGCGAGAGCGTGTGGGTAAAGCGACTCGGGTTAAGCAGCGCTTTGACCGGGGGATTTAG
- the ilvC gene encoding ketol-acid reductoisomerase produces the protein MTRMYYDADANLDLLTDKTIAIIGYGSQGHAHALNLKESGIKVIVGLYPGSKSVAKAESAGLTVHAVADAAKAADVIMILLPDEVQKTVYTDEIAPHLKEGNVLAFAHGFNIHFSQVVPPPDVDVIMVAPKGPGHLVRRTYEQGEGVPCLFAVYQDATGQARDRAMAYAKGIGGTRAGILETSFREETETDLFGEQAVLCGGLSALIKAGFETLVAAGYQPELAYFECLHEVKLIVDLIVEGGLANMRDSISNTAEYGDYTRGPRIVNDQTRAEMRKILQEIQSGQFAREFVLENQSGKPGFTAMRRQEAEHPVEEVGKDLRAMFSWLKK, from the coding sequence ATGACCCGGATGTATTACGATGCAGATGCTAACTTAGACCTACTCACTGATAAAACAATTGCAATTATCGGCTATGGGTCTCAAGGTCACGCCCACGCCCTGAATCTCAAAGAGAGTGGCATTAAGGTGATTGTGGGTCTGTATCCGGGCAGTAAGTCGGTGGCGAAAGCGGAGTCAGCCGGATTAACGGTTCATGCGGTTGCTGACGCGGCGAAAGCGGCGGATGTGATTATGATTTTGCTACCGGATGAGGTGCAGAAAACGGTATACACCGACGAAATTGCCCCGCATCTTAAAGAAGGGAATGTCCTTGCCTTTGCCCATGGGTTTAATATTCACTTTAGTCAAGTTGTTCCCCCACCTGATGTAGATGTAATCATGGTGGCACCCAAAGGACCAGGGCATTTAGTGCGACGGACTTACGAACAGGGAGAAGGTGTTCCTTGCCTATTTGCCGTGTATCAGGATGCCACAGGTCAAGCTCGCGATCGCGCCATGGCGTATGCTAAAGGAATTGGTGGGACTCGTGCGGGTATTTTGGAAACCTCATTTCGGGAAGAAACGGAAACCGATTTATTTGGTGAACAAGCCGTGTTATGTGGGGGTTTGAGTGCTTTGATTAAAGCGGGATTTGAAACCTTAGTGGCGGCGGGTTATCAGCCAGAGTTGGCGTATTTTGAATGTCTCCATGAAGTTAAATTAATTGTGGATTTGATTGTGGAAGGCGGACTCGCCAATATGCGCGATAGTATCTCTAATACTGCTGAATATGGCGATTATACTCGCGGACCTCGCATCGTTAATGACCAAACCCGCGCCGAGATGAGGAAAATTCTGCAAGAAATCCAGTCGGGTCAATTTGCCCGTGAGTTTGTGTTAGAAAATCAGTCAGGTAAACCCGGATTTACAGCCATGCGTCGTCAGGAAGCGGAACATCCGGTAGAGGAAGTGGGTAAAGATTTACGGGCAATGTTTAGCTGGTTGAAGAAGTAG
- a CDS encoding glycosyltransferase family 2 protein, producing MKFSIVITTHNRLTLLKRAIDSALAQTIPCEVIVVDDGSSDGTDRYVQGRRKELLDMGDTRLIYHRNSTNLGHSGTVNQGVALATGEWVKLVDDDDYLAPNCIEEMVKAIAGRPDAVICSCRAIQVNENEKEISRSRHVGKGTLVYIPQAEIHYAMLLELLPFGTPVQVAFSRSAFLKSGGWDTQFDTNYDDIDSWIKIAQFGDAVLINKCLAYRTIWQGSFNSKFAFDKRLEINLIIKEKIYSCISPKYRHTLPGLSEIKSSIKIHWGFAALKKRKFISAVRIWLKTDLSIAAARLFLKRIIARNCLDELLKESQATPILLVREHN from the coding sequence ATGAAATTTAGCATCGTCATCACGACTCATAATCGCCTCACCTTGCTCAAGCGGGCAATTGACAGTGCGTTAGCTCAAACGATACCGTGCGAAGTAATTGTGGTGGATGATGGCTCGTCTGATGGTACGGATAGGTATGTCCAGGGGCGACGAAAAGAACTCTTGGACATGGGTGATACCCGTTTAATTTATCACCGCAATTCGACGAATCTGGGTCACTCAGGAACGGTTAATCAGGGTGTAGCATTGGCGACAGGAGAATGGGTAAAACTGGTGGATGATGACGACTACCTTGCCCCTAATTGTATTGAAGAAATGGTAAAGGCGATCGCAGGGCGTCCAGATGCTGTGATTTGCTCATGTCGAGCCATCCAGGTCAATGAGAATGAGAAAGAAATCAGCAGAAGTCGGCACGTTGGCAAGGGAACACTTGTATATATTCCCCAAGCCGAGATTCATTACGCCATGCTGTTGGAACTCTTGCCATTTGGCACGCCTGTACAAGTAGCTTTTTCCCGTTCAGCTTTCCTTAAGTCAGGAGGATGGGATACCCAATTCGATACGAATTATGATGATATTGATTCCTGGATTAAAATTGCCCAGTTTGGCGACGCTGTTTTGATCAATAAATGTCTGGCTTATCGAACTATTTGGCAAGGTTCATTTAATAGCAAGTTTGCTTTCGATAAACGTCTGGAAATTAATTTAATTATCAAAGAAAAAATTTATTCATGTATCAGCCCCAAATATCGTCATACTTTACCAGGACTATCAGAGATTAAGTCGTCGATAAAAATTCATTGGGGATTTGCTGCCCTCAAAAAAAGAAAATTCATCAGCGCGGTAAGAATTTGGTTAAAAACGGATTTGTCTATAGCGGCTGCAAGGTTATTTTTAAAACGAATCATTGCCAGAAATTGTTTAGATGAATTATTAAAAGAGTCTCAGGCAACGCCCATTTTATTAGTGCGTGAACATAACTGA
- a CDS encoding carotenoid oxygenase family protein: protein MIATEQFLDSKSARSYDQQAWKRGYQSQPNEYEYWIEDIEGEIPPALNGTLFRNGPGLLDVHGQPLHHPFDGDGMICAIAFDQGRAYFRNRFVRTEGYLKEQEAQKMLYRGVFGTQKPGGWLANAFDIDIKNIANTNVIYWGGKLLALWEAAEPYRLDPKTLDTIGKETLDGILAPGEAFGAHPWIDPSCNQDGGAPCLVNFAIKPGFSTKITIYELDTARKLKRGQCHTVPGFAFIHDFVITPNYCIFFQNPVTYNPVPFLLGLKGAGQCVDFKPNAPTRILVIPRHGNKPMQVLEAEAGFIFHHANAFEQGDQICVDSICYESLTQVDSEIDYRNVDFDAIAPGQLFRFTLNLADSTVQRQLLSARSCEFPCVHPDHVGRPYRYVYMGVTHHPTGNAPLQAIAKFDVTTGEEQVWSAAPQGFVSEPIFVPHPDAKREDEGWVLTLVYDSSHHRSDVVILDSRDLSQGAIARLHLKHHIPYGLHGSWTSTVF, encoded by the coding sequence ATGATTGCAACCGAACAATTTTTAGACTCAAAATCTGCCCGTTCTTATGATCAACAAGCATGGAAACGGGGATATCAATCCCAACCGAATGAATATGAGTATTGGATTGAGGACATTGAAGGGGAAATTCCACCCGCGCTGAATGGCACGTTGTTTCGCAATGGTCCAGGTTTACTCGATGTCCATGGTCAACCCCTGCATCACCCCTTTGATGGGGATGGTATGATTTGTGCGATCGCCTTTGATCAAGGTCGTGCTTATTTCCGCAATCGCTTTGTCCGTACTGAAGGCTACCTCAAAGAACAAGAAGCCCAAAAAATGCTGTATCGTGGTGTTTTTGGTACGCAAAAGCCCGGAGGCTGGCTGGCGAATGCCTTTGATATTGATATCAAAAATATCGCTAACACGAATGTGATTTATTGGGGCGGTAAATTATTGGCTCTTTGGGAAGCGGCGGAACCCTATCGGTTAGATCCCAAAACCTTAGACACCATTGGAAAAGAAACGCTAGACGGTATTTTGGCACCCGGAGAGGCGTTTGGTGCCCATCCTTGGATTGACCCAAGCTGCAACCAAGATGGAGGTGCGCCTTGTTTGGTGAATTTTGCGATTAAACCAGGTTTTTCCACCAAAATCACCATTTATGAACTGGATACCGCCAGGAAATTGAAACGGGGTCAATGTCATACGGTTCCAGGTTTTGCTTTTATTCATGACTTTGTGATTACACCCAATTACTGCATCTTTTTCCAAAATCCTGTCACCTATAATCCTGTTCCCTTCCTCCTAGGATTAAAAGGGGCGGGTCAATGTGTAGACTTTAAACCCAACGCACCGACTCGGATTTTAGTAATTCCGCGTCATGGTAATAAACCGATGCAAGTGCTGGAAGCTGAGGCTGGGTTTATCTTTCACCATGCAAATGCGTTTGAACAAGGGGATCAGATTTGTGTGGATTCGATTTGCTATGAATCTTTAACTCAAGTGGACTCAGAGATAGATTATCGGAACGTGGATTTTGATGCGATCGCGCCGGGACAACTGTTTCGGTTTACACTGAATTTAGCAGATTCTACGGTACAACGACAGCTATTATCAGCGCGTTCCTGTGAATTTCCCTGTGTACATCCCGATCACGTTGGACGCCCTTACCGTTATGTGTACATGGGAGTGACTCATCATCCCACAGGAAATGCTCCACTTCAAGCCATTGCTAAGTTTGATGTCACCACAGGTGAGGAACAAGTTTGGAGTGCAGCCCCCCAAGGCTTTGTCAGCGAACCGATTTTTGTCCCCCATCCTGACGCGAAGCGAGAAGATGAGGGTTGGGTGTTGACATTGGTGTATGATTCCAGTCACCATCGATCCGATGTGGTGATTTTGGACAGTCGAGATTTGAGCCAAGGCGCGATCGCACGACTGCATCTCAAGCACCATATTCCTTACGGATTGCATGGAAGCTGGACTTCGACAGTCTTTTAA
- a CDS encoding folate/biopterin family MFS transporter — MIVSASGFDRFKQAVKDKVFFGNEPTPELIAILIVYFVQGILGLARLAISFFLKDELGLSPAQVAALIGIAALPWVIKPLFGFLSDGLPLFGYRRRPYLVLSGLMGTAAWLSLATVVHTAWAATLAILLSSLSVAISDVIVDSLVVERARRESLSNSGSLQSLTWGTSAVGGVITAYLSGWLLEAFNTQTVFGITATFPLLVSGVAWLIAEESVSSGINTATVTNQIKQLRHAVTQKAIWLPTAFIFLWQATPTADSAFFFFSTNELGFEPEFLGRVRLVTSLASLVGVWVFQRFLKGIPFRTIMGWTTVLSAVLGMTTLILVTHANRALGIDDHWFSLGDSLILTVIGQITFMPVLVLSARLCPSGVEATLFALLMSIWNLSGLLSHELGALLTHWLGVTEHNFDRLWLLLTITNLSSLLPLPFLGWLPTADPQTEIKGATEAKSLPPAEIFEHHTSGSLSEQPFLPDVLPEFIRVGREDFSPLINGAKAPTTNRVSSEDFSPLDQ; from the coding sequence ATGATTGTGTCCGCCTCTGGCTTCGATCGCTTTAAACAAGCCGTTAAAGATAAAGTCTTTTTTGGCAATGAACCCACTCCGGAGTTGATTGCCATCCTCATCGTCTACTTTGTCCAGGGTATCCTGGGGCTAGCCCGTTTAGCGATTAGCTTCTTCCTCAAAGACGAACTGGGTTTGAGTCCCGCCCAAGTCGCAGCCCTAATCGGGATTGCTGCCTTACCCTGGGTAATTAAACCCCTATTTGGCTTTCTTTCCGACGGACTCCCCTTATTTGGCTATCGCCGCCGCCCTTATCTGGTTCTGTCAGGCTTGATGGGAACAGCCGCCTGGTTAAGTTTGGCAACAGTCGTCCATACCGCTTGGGCAGCAACCCTTGCCATTCTCCTGAGTTCCCTTTCTGTAGCGATTAGTGATGTCATCGTAGACTCACTGGTGGTGGAACGGGCAAGGCGGGAATCATTAAGCAACTCGGGTTCTCTGCAATCCCTAACGTGGGGAACCTCTGCTGTCGGGGGAGTGATTACGGCATATCTGAGTGGTTGGCTGCTGGAGGCGTTCAATACACAAACTGTTTTTGGGATTACCGCCACCTTTCCCCTACTAGTTTCTGGCGTGGCGTGGTTAATTGCCGAGGAATCCGTTAGTTCGGGGATAAATACCGCCACTGTTACCAACCAAATTAAGCAATTGCGCCATGCGGTGACTCAAAAAGCGATATGGCTACCCACGGCGTTTATCTTTCTTTGGCAAGCGACACCCACCGCCGATTCAGCCTTTTTCTTCTTCTCCACCAATGAACTCGGATTTGAGCCGGAATTTTTAGGACGAGTGCGTTTAGTCACCAGTTTGGCGTCTCTGGTGGGGGTTTGGGTATTTCAACGCTTTTTAAAGGGCATTCCCTTCCGCACGATTATGGGATGGACAACTGTACTGTCGGCTGTGTTGGGGATGACAACTCTCATCCTCGTCACCCATGCGAATCGCGCGTTAGGGATTGATGATCACTGGTTTAGTTTAGGCGACAGTTTGATTCTGACGGTAATTGGACAGATTACGTTTATGCCTGTGCTTGTCCTTTCAGCCAGACTCTGCCCGTCGGGAGTGGAAGCGACTTTATTTGCCCTGTTGATGTCGATATGGAATTTATCGGGATTGTTATCTCATGAATTGGGGGCGTTATTAACCCATTGGCTAGGAGTGACAGAACATAACTTTGATCGGCTGTGGTTATTACTGACAATTACCAACCTATCGAGTTTATTGCCCTTGCCATTCTTAGGGTGGTTACCGACGGCTGATCCGCAAACTGAAATTAAAGGCGCAACAGAGGCTAAATCATTACCGCCAGCAGAAATATTTGAACATCATACCTCGGGTTCTCTATCCGAACAGCCATTTCTACCTGATGTCTTGCCAGAGTTTATCCGGGTTGGTCGTGAGGACTTTAGTCCTCTGATCAATGGCGCTAAAGCGCCTACTACAAACCGGGTTAGTAGTGAGGACTTTAGTCCTCTGGATCAATAG
- a CDS encoding RNA-guided endonuclease InsQ/TnpB family protein has protein sequence MKLTHIYRIKPSAEQVVIMDTWLEMLRRHHNYSLGQKFDWLRRTRCQIDRCSLFSEPIGDIPDKFPGYNFQVGELKKTKELFPAYKEIHAEVQQQNLKRLDKSWDRWIRPDKSGKRAGMPKFKKKGQLRSFTFPRINCPKAGVNKIENGVLTLSKIGSMPVIMHRPFPDGFELKTATIVKKADGWYVVVSLEDSSVPTPLPVDEIKSFSFSTFLRIFGLVVSVVGLTIAMRGLFLPWFSISSYSVVTGLDFWVHGDSLTILSYSLAWIVFLTYCFQPNYVSYCAICFSLVIPIFYFKSWVLLLRTGNPYDFFDYSSYHNQFGFRFTLEPGFWNVFMGMSLILLGVFIGMNNQNRIIYMFIIIVILYLLGLLIGMFLIFN, from the coding sequence ATGAAGCTAACACACATCTACAGGATAAAACCATCTGCCGAGCAGGTTGTCATTATGGACACCTGGCTGGAGATGCTGCGGCGGCACCATAACTACTCACTGGGTCAAAAGTTTGACTGGCTGCGTAGAACTCGATGCCAAATCGATAGGTGTAGCCTATTTTCAGAGCCAATTGGAGATATTCCAGATAAATTTCCTGGCTACAATTTTCAGGTTGGAGAACTCAAGAAAACTAAAGAGTTGTTTCCTGCCTACAAGGAGATCCACGCCGAGGTTCAGCAACAAAACCTAAAGAGGCTGGATAAGTCTTGGGATAGATGGATAAGACCCGATAAGTCAGGAAAAAGAGCGGGGATGCCAAAGTTTAAAAAGAAGGGACAGCTACGTTCCTTCACTTTTCCTCGCATCAACTGCCCCAAAGCTGGTGTTAATAAAATCGAGAACGGGGTTTTGACTTTATCGAAAATTGGGTCAATGCCTGTAATTATGCATCGACCTTTTCCTGACGGGTTTGAACTTAAGACGGCAACCATCGTTAAGAAAGCAGATGGTTGGTACGTCGTTGTTTCTTTAGAAGATTCCTCAGTCCCAACACCATTACCTGTAGACGAAATCAAAAGTTTCTCGTTCTCTACTTTTCTAAGAATATTCGGCTTAGTTGTGTCTGTAGTCGGACTGACAATTGCTATGAGAGGGCTTTTCTTACCTTGGTTTTCGATTTCCAGCTATAGCGTTGTAACTGGATTAGATTTTTGGGTACACGGCGACTCGCTAACTATTCTCAGCTATAGTCTGGCATGGATAGTTTTTTTGACGTACTGCTTTCAACCTAATTATGTTAGTTACTGTGCGATATGTTTCAGTCTTGTTATTCCTATATTCTACTTTAAATCGTGGGTGTTATTGTTACGCACAGGGAATCCTTACGATTTTTTTGATTATAGTAGTTATCATAATCAGTTTGGTTTTAGATTTACCTTGGAACCAGGATTTTGGAATGTTTTTATGGGTATGAGCTTAATTTTACTCGGTGTTTTTATTGGAATGAATAACCAGAATCGAATAATTTATATGTTCATTATAATTGTAATATTATATTTACTCGGTCTATTGATAGGAATGTTTTTAATATTTAACTAA
- a CDS encoding tetratricopeptide repeat protein — MEQEFYERGREKAQQGDLEGAIQEFEQALRINPEFAEAYYRRGLARFDLGDCQSAIADYSQALRVNPEHLDSYLGRSLAYLAQGEAQASLEDAQQVLQIDGNREAAYKLQGTAYRRLGKTKEAIASFKQAAKLYLDQKDKDNCQSCLESIKQIQSAQIQAASAAETQKYLTQVINKLQQGKHREALEDCQWLLHVAPNDARAYCYRGIIRSKLGNLRGAMEDLGRAMQLDPNDIQVRHYRGRVRIELGDYRGAIADFTQLLELQPDNSQYYVCRGQAYSKLGDYRQGIEDYSRGLTIQPNDPQIYYHRAAARADFQDYQGAADDYQQAANLYFEKQDWQKYHQALNQQKQQIAKAEAEIKKRSAQLNRKDIFINQERQIRFNARVDRNLQERLLRMVGGYWDVAARLIELAKKKYPGMPENWYLQKVIDDLERDR; from the coding sequence ATGGAGCAGGAATTTTACGAGCGCGGGCGCGAGAAGGCGCAACAAGGCGATTTAGAGGGAGCGATTCAGGAGTTTGAGCAAGCGTTGCGGATTAATCCAGAATTTGCCGAGGCTTACTACAGGCGGGGATTGGCTCGTTTTGATCTAGGGGATTGTCAAAGTGCGATCGCGGATTATTCCCAGGCGCTACGGGTGAATCCTGAACATCTGGATAGTTATTTGGGGCGCAGTTTGGCTTACTTGGCGCAGGGAGAGGCTCAAGCTTCCCTGGAGGATGCTCAACAGGTTCTCCAGATTGATGGGAATCGGGAGGCGGCGTATAAACTGCAAGGTACAGCCTACCGTCGGTTGGGGAAAACCAAAGAGGCGATCGCATCCTTTAAACAAGCCGCTAAACTGTATCTGGATCAGAAAGACAAAGACAATTGCCAGAGTTGCCTAGAGAGTATCAAGCAAATTCAGTCAGCGCAAATCCAAGCGGCGAGTGCGGCTGAGACGCAGAAGTATTTGACTCAAGTGATCAACAAACTACAACAGGGAAAGCATCGGGAAGCCTTAGAGGATTGCCAGTGGCTGCTGCACGTTGCGCCCAATGATGCTAGAGCCTATTGTTATCGGGGAATTATTCGTAGCAAATTGGGGAATTTAAGAGGAGCGATGGAAGATTTAGGTCGAGCCATGCAGCTTGATCCCAATGATATCCAAGTGCGTCACTATCGGGGGCGGGTTCGCATTGAACTGGGAGACTATCGGGGTGCGATCGCGGATTTTACCCAGTTACTTGAGTTACAACCCGACAATTCCCAATATTATGTGTGTCGGGGTCAAGCCTACTCAAAACTGGGCGATTATCGTCAAGGGATTGAGGACTATTCGCGAGGGTTAACGATTCAGCCCAATGATCCGCAAATTTATTATCATCGGGCGGCGGCGCGTGCGGATTTTCAAGATTACCAAGGTGCGGCGGACGATTATCAGCAAGCGGCGAACCTGTATTTTGAGAAACAGGATTGGCAGAAGTATCATCAGGCATTAAATCAGCAGAAGCAGCAGATAGCGAAAGCTGAAGCTGAGATTAAAAAACGCTCGGCTCAATTGAATCGGAAAGACATCTTTATCAATCAAGAACGGCAAATTCGATTCAATGCGCGGGTGGATCGGAACTTACAGGAACGACTCCTGCGGATGGTGGGTGGATACTGGGATGTGGCTGCGCGTTTGATTGAATTAGCGAAGAAGAAATATCCGGGTATGCCAGAGAATTGGTATTTGCAAAAGGTAATCGATGATTTAGAGCGCGATCGCTAA
- a CDS encoding CHASE2 domain-containing protein, producing MVFRIPQKVSLALPDLANLRVVGVSTIAVIITLLGVRHLGGLEPLELAAYDQFVRLRPLETEPDPRILVVAITEQDLEIQNRWPISDQVLAQVLRRLQAAEPAVIGLDLYRNLPVEPGHQQLVEQLQQPNLIAIQNIDIRAGTPPPPDVSPERIGFNDIPLDPDDVVRRNLYLAENESGVLFSFSMLLALGYLEPRGIELEASSDNPDIPQLGAAVLSPITEDAGGYQNADVGGFQILLNYRSPDQVARQVSLTDVLAGTVDPSWVEDKIVIIGSTAPSLKDLFTTPFSPALEKNAKIPGVLMQAQMVSQFLDAATGERPLFWFWSEQVEILWIIGWIAIGGILGRVTYHPLALIIGVTGSLGVLSSVCFYLLTQGGWVPFAAPAFGFGLTVAIFVTHRSYEAHQQQRIVMKLLGQNTSPEVAQALWQGRDRLLKSGKLPGIRLTATMFFADIKDFSTISEKMTPEALLEWLNEILGVVTREVLQRQGIVNKFTGDGVMVAFGVPMSRLHRTEVAEDAKAAVDCALAISDRLESMNRDWRRRGLPVIQMRIGIFTGPVVVGSLGGKDRLEYGVIGDSVNIASRLESCEKQRQPTPCRILIGQQTLDQLQGEFEVESWGPLALKGKQQTVNVYRVLARTTVSE from the coding sequence ATGGTTTTTCGCATCCCTCAAAAGGTTAGTCTGGCATTACCCGATTTGGCAAATCTGCGAGTCGTGGGAGTTTCAACCATTGCTGTGATCATTACCCTTCTGGGCGTGCGACATTTGGGTGGACTAGAACCGCTAGAATTGGCGGCGTATGATCAGTTTGTCCGTTTGCGACCTCTGGAAACGGAACCTGATCCTCGGATCTTGGTTGTCGCGATTACAGAACAAGACCTGGAAATTCAAAATCGGTGGCCCATCTCGGATCAGGTTTTAGCACAGGTATTACGCCGACTGCAAGCCGCTGAACCAGCCGTTATTGGTCTAGATTTGTATCGCAATCTTCCTGTGGAACCGGGTCATCAGCAGTTAGTGGAACAACTGCAACAACCGAATTTAATTGCAATTCAGAATATTGATATCCGCGCCGGAACCCCACCGCCGCCAGATGTATCACCGGAACGCATCGGTTTTAATGATATACCCCTTGACCCGGATGATGTGGTTCGTCGCAATTTATATTTGGCGGAGAATGAAAGTGGTGTACTGTTCTCATTTTCCATGCTTTTGGCACTTGGCTATCTAGAACCGCGTGGAATTGAACTGGAAGCCAGTTCCGATAATCCAGACATTCCCCAGCTTGGCGCGGCTGTGTTGTCACCTATAACGGAAGATGCAGGGGGATATCAAAACGCAGATGTTGGTGGGTTCCAAATCTTACTCAATTATCGTTCTCCTGATCAGGTGGCGCGACAAGTATCCTTAACCGATGTTTTAGCCGGAACGGTTGATCCGAGTTGGGTGGAGGACAAGATTGTGATTATTGGTTCCACTGCACCCAGTCTCAAAGACTTATTTACCACACCCTTTAGTCCCGCCCTGGAAAAAAATGCGAAAATACCTGGGGTTTTAATGCAGGCTCAAATGGTTAGCCAATTCCTGGATGCGGCGACGGGTGAGCGTCCTTTATTCTGGTTTTGGTCAGAACAGGTAGAAATCCTGTGGATTATTGGTTGGATTGCGATCGGTGGGATATTGGGGCGGGTGACGTATCATCCCCTGGCGTTAATTATTGGAGTAACGGGTAGTTTGGGGGTGTTATCCAGTGTTTGTTTTTACCTATTGACCCAAGGTGGCTGGGTTCCTTTTGCTGCGCCAGCATTCGGATTTGGGTTAACGGTGGCAATTTTTGTCACCCATCGGTCTTATGAAGCCCATCAACAGCAGCGCATCGTGATGAAGCTGTTGGGACAGAATACCTCGCCTGAAGTTGCTCAGGCTCTTTGGCAAGGTCGCGATCGCTTGCTAAAATCTGGCAAGTTACCGGGGATTCGCCTCACCGCCACGATGTTTTTTGCCGATATTAAAGATTTCAGCACCATATCGGAAAAGATGACCCCAGAGGCATTGTTGGAATGGTTAAATGAAATTCTGGGAGTGGTGACTCGTGAAGTCCTCCAGCGTCAGGGGATTGTGAATAAGTTTACCGGGGATGGGGTGATGGTGGCGTTTGGTGTCCCCATGTCTCGTCTGCACAGAACCGAAGTCGCCGAAGATGCGAAAGCGGCGGTAGACTGTGCGTTAGCAATTAGCGATCGCCTAGAGTCGATGAACCGAGATTGGCGACGCCGAGGTTTACCGGTGATTCAAATGCGGATTGGCATTTTTACCGGTCCTGTTGTGGTGGGCAGTTTAGGGGGCAAAGACCGTTTAGAATATGGCGTAATTGGCGATAGTGTTAATATTGCCTCCCGGCTAGAGAGTTGTGAGAAACAGCGTCAACCGACTCCCTGTCGGATTCTCATTGGTCAACAAACGCTAGATCAACTGCAAGGGGAATTTGAGGTTGAATCTTGGGGACCTTTAGCCTTGAAGGGGAAACAGCAAACGGTGAATGTCTATCGCGTTTTGGCACGAACCACGGTATCAGAGTAG
- a CDS encoding flavin prenyltransferase UbiX → MSSTNPQTFPLILGITGASGLIYAVRAVKFLLEADYTIELVASKSAYMVWQAEQNTRMPPEPEQQGQFWRQQAGVPTKGKLICHRWGDVGATIASGSFRTLGMVIIPCSMSTVAKIANGLSSDLLERSADVQLKEGRQLIIVPRETPFSLIHLRNLTTLAEAGVKIVPAIPAWYHNPQTIEDLVDFVVARTFDQLNIDCVPLTRWQGGFREKL, encoded by the coding sequence GTGTCTTCAACCAATCCCCAAACGTTCCCCTTAATCCTCGGTATTACTGGTGCCTCAGGCTTAATCTATGCAGTACGTGCCGTGAAGTTTCTCTTAGAAGCCGACTATACCATCGAACTGGTGGCATCAAAATCAGCCTACATGGTTTGGCAAGCGGAACAAAACACCCGTATGCCTCCAGAACCCGAACAGCAGGGACAATTCTGGCGACAGCAAGCAGGTGTACCCACAAAAGGCAAGCTGATTTGTCATCGCTGGGGGGATGTGGGTGCAACCATTGCCAGTGGTTCGTTCCGGACATTGGGAATGGTGATTATTCCCTGTAGTATGAGTACGGTGGCAAAAATCGCCAATGGTTTAAGTTCAGATTTATTAGAACGGTCAGCCGATGTGCAGTTAAAAGAAGGGCGTCAACTGATAATTGTACCCCGTGAAACACCATTCAGCTTAATTCACCTGCGTAACCTCACCACTCTAGCCGAAGCGGGGGTAAAAATTGTACCAGCCATTCCCGCCTGGTATCACAATCCTCAAACGATTGAAGATTTAGTGGATTTTGTTGTAGCGCGTACCTTTGACCAACTCAATATTGATTGTGTTCCTTTAACGCGATGGCAAGGCGGTTTTCGGGAAAAGCTTTGA